A DNA window from Helianthus annuus cultivar XRQ/B chromosome 15, HanXRQr2.0-SUNRISE, whole genome shotgun sequence contains the following coding sequences:
- the LOC110911884 gene encoding serine/threonine-protein kinase/endoribonuclease IRE1a isoform X1, with protein sequence MNVHVFLSLFFILFLFRSIGIVQIYNHIQTVLWMLFGSKDNVPKHEDAELFYRGTINDANFYHVHDDNHDAFTESEDNWTLLAYLQDAFQLVVVVVVALGLYIAFLNGSVTHRECSKKWKTIGKLRVSSTEIAKGSNGTVVFEGIYEGRKVAAKRLVKAHHDVAIQEIQNLIASDQHSNIVRWYGYEYDQDFVYLSLERCDCNIYDLILNKMYSESFQLHRPNGYPSSDLLKLLRDIVAGLVHLHDLGIIHRDLKPRNVLIVKGTSLCGKLADMGISRRLVEDMTSLGPHAQGSGSSGWQAPEQLCHGRQTRAVDLFSLGCVIFFCMTGGRHPFGDTPYERDGNVIDNNKVNMFLVKDVHEAIDLFSQLLNPDPKLRPKASEVLHHPLFWNSEMRMSFLKDTSDRVEPEGRKGGSVVLTALESGGRIVFGGKWNVKMEPTFISNIQRHRWYKYTSVRDLLRVIRNTLNHYREFPMEIQELLGSVPEGSDDYFRGKFPKLLMEVYNVMYHHCKQEAWFRKYLEN encoded by the exons ATGAATGTTCACGTTTTTCTTTCCCTTTTCTTTATCTTGTTTCTGTTTAGATCTATTGGCATCGTTCAAATATACAATCATATTCAGACTGTGCTTTGGATGTTGTTTGGGTCTAAAGACAATGTTCCAAAACATGAGGATGCAGAGCT CTTCTATCGTGGTACCATCAATGATGCCAACTTCTATCATGTTCATGACGATAATCATGATGCATTTACAGAAAGTGAGGACAATTGGACTTTGTTGGCATACCTACAAGATGCATTTCAACTTGTCGTTGTAGTTGTTGTAGCGCTAGGTCTTTATATAGCTTTTCTCAATGGAAGCGTAACGCATAGGGAATGCAGCAAGAAATGGAAGACCATAGGTAAACTACGCGTCTCAAGTACAGAAATTGCAAAGGGGAGTAATGGCACGGTTGTCTTTGAAGGAATATACGAAGGTCGTAAGGTAGCTGCAAAACGCCTTGTCAAGGCCCACCATGATGTTGCAATTCAAGAAATTCAAAACCTTATTGCTTCTGACCAACATTCGAATATTGTTCGTTGGTATGGTTACGAATATGATCAAGACTTTGTTTATCTTTCATTGGAGCGTTGTGATTGCAACATTTATGATCTAATTTTAAACAAGATGTACTCGGAGTCTTTTCAGTTGCATAGGCCAAATGGCTACCCTTCTTCTGATTTGTTAAAACTGTTGAG GGACATAGTTGCTGGCCTTGTACATTTGCATGATTTGGGGATTATTCACCGGGATTTGAAGCCTCGCAACGTGTTGATAGTTAAAGGAACAAGCCTATGTGGCAAGCTTGCAGATATGGGCATTAGCAGGCGCCTCGTTGAGGATATGACATCATTGGGACCACATGCTCAGG GTTCAGGAAGTTCAGGATGGCAGGCACCTGAACAACTTTGTCATGGACGCCAAACACGGGCCGTTGATTTGTTTAGTTTAGGTTGTGTCATCTTCTTTTGCATGACTGGTGGCAGGCATCCGTTTGGTGACACGCCTTATGAACGTGACGGAAATGTGATCGACAACAACAAAGTGAATATGTTCTTGGTAAAAGACGTTCACGAAGCCATAGATCTCTTCTCTCAGTTGTTGAATCCTGATCCTAAACTCAG GCCAAAGGCATCAGAGGTGCTACACCATCCTTTGTTTTGGAATTCTGAGATGCGAATGTCGTTTTTGAAGGATACGAGTGATAGGGTAGAACCAGAAGGCCGAAAAGGTGGTTCCGTTGTTCTTACAGCATTAGAAAGCGGAGGTCGTATAGTTTTTGGTGGAAAATGGAATGTTAAAATGGAACCTACATTTATCTCTAACATCCAACGACACAGGTGGTACAAATACACAAGTGTCCGAGACTTGCTTCGCGTAATTCGGAACACATTGAATCATTACCGAGAATTTCCCATGGAAATTCAG GAATTGTTGGGGTCTGTACCGGAAGGGTCTGATGACTATTTTCGCGGTAAGTTTCCCAAACTGTTGATGGAGGTGTACAATGTCATGTATCATCACTGTAAGCAAGAAGCTTGGTTTCGTAAGTACTTGGAAAATTAA
- the LOC110911884 gene encoding serine/threonine-protein kinase/endoribonuclease IRE1a isoform X2 yields the protein MLFGSKDNVPKHEDAELFYRGTINDANFYHVHDDNHDAFTESEDNWTLLAYLQDAFQLVVVVVVALGLYIAFLNGSVTHRECSKKWKTIGKLRVSSTEIAKGSNGTVVFEGIYEGRKVAAKRLVKAHHDVAIQEIQNLIASDQHSNIVRWYGYEYDQDFVYLSLERCDCNIYDLILNKMYSESFQLHRPNGYPSSDLLKLLRDIVAGLVHLHDLGIIHRDLKPRNVLIVKGTSLCGKLADMGISRRLVEDMTSLGPHAQGSGSSGWQAPEQLCHGRQTRAVDLFSLGCVIFFCMTGGRHPFGDTPYERDGNVIDNNKVNMFLVKDVHEAIDLFSQLLNPDPKLRPKASEVLHHPLFWNSEMRMSFLKDTSDRVEPEGRKGGSVVLTALESGGRIVFGGKWNVKMEPTFISNIQRHRWYKYTSVRDLLRVIRNTLNHYREFPMEIQELLGSVPEGSDDYFRGKFPKLLMEVYNVMYHHCKQEAWFRKYLEN from the exons ATGTTGTTTGGGTCTAAAGACAATGTTCCAAAACATGAGGATGCAGAGCT CTTCTATCGTGGTACCATCAATGATGCCAACTTCTATCATGTTCATGACGATAATCATGATGCATTTACAGAAAGTGAGGACAATTGGACTTTGTTGGCATACCTACAAGATGCATTTCAACTTGTCGTTGTAGTTGTTGTAGCGCTAGGTCTTTATATAGCTTTTCTCAATGGAAGCGTAACGCATAGGGAATGCAGCAAGAAATGGAAGACCATAGGTAAACTACGCGTCTCAAGTACAGAAATTGCAAAGGGGAGTAATGGCACGGTTGTCTTTGAAGGAATATACGAAGGTCGTAAGGTAGCTGCAAAACGCCTTGTCAAGGCCCACCATGATGTTGCAATTCAAGAAATTCAAAACCTTATTGCTTCTGACCAACATTCGAATATTGTTCGTTGGTATGGTTACGAATATGATCAAGACTTTGTTTATCTTTCATTGGAGCGTTGTGATTGCAACATTTATGATCTAATTTTAAACAAGATGTACTCGGAGTCTTTTCAGTTGCATAGGCCAAATGGCTACCCTTCTTCTGATTTGTTAAAACTGTTGAG GGACATAGTTGCTGGCCTTGTACATTTGCATGATTTGGGGATTATTCACCGGGATTTGAAGCCTCGCAACGTGTTGATAGTTAAAGGAACAAGCCTATGTGGCAAGCTTGCAGATATGGGCATTAGCAGGCGCCTCGTTGAGGATATGACATCATTGGGACCACATGCTCAGG GTTCAGGAAGTTCAGGATGGCAGGCACCTGAACAACTTTGTCATGGACGCCAAACACGGGCCGTTGATTTGTTTAGTTTAGGTTGTGTCATCTTCTTTTGCATGACTGGTGGCAGGCATCCGTTTGGTGACACGCCTTATGAACGTGACGGAAATGTGATCGACAACAACAAAGTGAATATGTTCTTGGTAAAAGACGTTCACGAAGCCATAGATCTCTTCTCTCAGTTGTTGAATCCTGATCCTAAACTCAG GCCAAAGGCATCAGAGGTGCTACACCATCCTTTGTTTTGGAATTCTGAGATGCGAATGTCGTTTTTGAAGGATACGAGTGATAGGGTAGAACCAGAAGGCCGAAAAGGTGGTTCCGTTGTTCTTACAGCATTAGAAAGCGGAGGTCGTATAGTTTTTGGTGGAAAATGGAATGTTAAAATGGAACCTACATTTATCTCTAACATCCAACGACACAGGTGGTACAAATACACAAGTGTCCGAGACTTGCTTCGCGTAATTCGGAACACATTGAATCATTACCGAGAATTTCCCATGGAAATTCAG GAATTGTTGGGGTCTGTACCGGAAGGGTCTGATGACTATTTTCGCGGTAAGTTTCCCAAACTGTTGATGGAGGTGTACAATGTCATGTATCATCACTGTAAGCAAGAAGCTTGGTTTCGTAAGTACTTGGAAAATTAA